The Impatiens glandulifera chromosome 3, dImpGla2.1, whole genome shotgun sequence genome contains a region encoding:
- the LOC124929375 gene encoding auxin response factor 5 isoform X1 → MGSLDDKVKSGVGVGRGGNNLLDEMKLLKDIQDQNAVVRKTINSELWHACAGPLVTLPQVGSLVYYFPQGHSEQVAVSTNRTATSQIPNNPNLQPQLLCQVHNVTLHADKETDEIYAQMSLQPVHSEKDVFPIPDFGIKASKHPSEFFCKTLTASDTSTHGGFSVPRRAAEKLFPPLDYSMQPPTQELVVKDLHDNTWTFRHIYRGQPKRHLLTTGWSMFVGAKRLRAGDSVLFIRDEKSQLMLGVRRANRQQAALLSSVLSADSMHIGVLAAAAHAAANRSPFTIFYNPRACPSEFVISLAKYRKAVYNTQLSVGMRFGMMFETEDSSKRRYMGTIVGMSDLDPLRWAGSKWRSLQVEWDESGCAEKAKRVSPWEVETPESLFIFPSLTSCFKRPLQEQHVSFGDQPEWGAMIKRPFVRIPENINGNLPYPPPVSSLWSEDLIKMLMKSQTVNNEANNHNIQKPENTNFINSDYSGLQPPPPPPPEKLSNHSEAGSMKLEPTISTTDHQSQLISSMVEPSSVNQSFVNQNNSNLLPISSWASQSQLESLILHQQQIDVNQLDITNTNNGLQTFPDNSSLNFGRQDPFMYNEIWDHQMNNNVRSFSQTDHHQHHQLPILSEEGCCRNQSDLYYESSNGGSSVVVDPSVSSTLLDDLCVSKDQTFQNPSDYLLGNLNCSQDIQSQITSAAAGLIDSHVFPLQEFPDSSGGASSSNVELDDTSLLQQTNSWQQVAAPMRTYTKIQKTGSVGRSIDVSGYKNYEELCSAIECMFGLEGVLNDRTSGWKLVYVDFENDVLLVGDDPWEEFVGCVRCIRILSPTEVQKMSEEGMQLLNNAMMQA, encoded by the exons ATGGGTTCTCTCGACGACAAAGTCAAATCTGGAGTAGGAGTAGGACGTGGGGGAAATAATCTTCTTGACGAAATGAAACTGCTTAAAGATATCCAAGATCAAAATG CAGTTGTAAGGAAGACGATAAACTCGGAGCTATGGCATGCTTGTGCCGGCCCATTAGTGACCTTACCTCAAGTTGGAAGCCTCGTATATTACTTCCCTCAAGGACACAGCGAACAG GTTGCAGTTTCCACGAATCGAACAGCAACTTCTCAGATTCCTAATAATCCTAATCTACAGCCGCAATTACTCTGCCAAGTCCATAATGTCACATTGCAT GCAGACAAAGAGACTGATGAGATATATGCCCAGATGAGCCTACAGCCTGTCCACTCT GAAAAAGATGTTTTCCCTATACCAGATTTCGGGATAAAAGCCAGTAAACATCCGAGTGAATTCTTTTGCAAGACCTTGACAGCAAGTGATACAAGCACCCATGGAGGATTCTCTGTTCCTCGTAGAGCAGCTGAGAAGCTTTTCCCACCTCTG gATTATTCGATGCAACCGCCGACTCAGGAGCTTGTTGTTAAAGATTTACACGACAATACATGGACGTTTCGTCATATATACCGAG GACAGCCAAAGAGACACCTTCTTACAACTGGTTGGAGCATGTTTGTTGGAGCAAAGAGACTGAGAGCCGGTGACTCTGTTTTATTCATTAG GGATGAGAAATCGCAGCTTATGCTGGGTGTGAGGCGAGCTAACAGACAACAAGCAGCTTTGCTTTCGTCTGTTCTATCTGCCGATAGCATGCACATTGGAGTTCTTGCGGCTGCAGCCCATGCTGCAGCTAACCGAAGCCCGTTCACAATTTTCTACAATCCTAG GGCATGTCCTTCGGAATTTGTCATTTCCTTGGCGAAATATCGAAAGGCGGTTTACAACACGCAGCTCTCGGTTGGTATGAGGTTTGGAATGATGTTTGAAACGGAGGATTCGAGCAAGCGTAGGTACATGGGGACTATTGTTGGTATGAGCGATTTAGATCCGTTGAGATGGGCTGGGTCGAAATGGCGCAGTCTTCAGGTCGAATGGGACGAGAGTGGCTGCGCGGAAAAGGCTAAAAGAGTTAGTCCATGGGAAGTTGAGACTCCTGAAAGTCTCTTCATATTTCCTTCTCTTACTTCTTGCTTTAAAAGACCTTTGCAGGAACAACATGTTTCTTTTG GTGATCAACCGGAATGGGGAGCGATGATCAAGAGACCATTTGTTCGAATTCCCGAAAATATTAACGGGAATCTCCCTTATCCTCCTCCGGTTTCAAGTCTATGGTCTGAAGATCTAATCAAGATGCTTATGAAATCCCAGACTGTAAACAATGAAGctaataatcataatattcaGAAGCCAGAGAACACAAATTTCATCAACTCTGATTATTCGGGATTGCAACCACCACCACCGCCACCACCCGAGAAGCTCTCCAACCATTCTGAAGCTGGCTCGATGAAACTAGAGCCTACTATTTCAACCACAGATCATCAAAGCCAGCTAATTTCTTCCATGGTGGAGCCAAGTTCGGTTAATCAATCTTTCGTGAATCAAAACAACTCGAATTTACTGCCAATTAGCTCGTGGGCATCTCAGTCGCAGCTAGAATCGCTAATCCTCCATCAGCAACAGATTGACGTGAATCAGTTGGACATCACTAATACTAATAATGGCTTACAGACATTTCCCGACAATTCTTCGCTAAACTTTGGCCGACAAGATCCGTTTATGTACAACGAAATATGGGATCATCAAATGAACAACAATGTAAGGAGCTTCTCCCAAACagatcatcatcaacatcatcaattACCCATTTTATCGGAAGAAGGTTGTTGTCGTAACCAAAGCGATCTTTACTATGAAAGTAGCAACGGGGGTAGTAGCGTTGTGGTGGATCCTTCTGTTTCGAGCACTCTTCTGGACGATCTTTGCGTATCGAAAGACCAGACCTTTCAAAATCCTTCGGATTATTTGTTGGGTAACTTGAATTGTAGCCAGGACATTCAATCCCAGATTACATCGGCTGCTGCAGGGTTAATAGACTCTCACGTTTTCCCTCTTCAAGAGTTTCCCGATAGTTCGGGTGGTGCGTCTTCTAGCAACGTGGAATTGGACGATACTAGTCTACTGCAACAGACTAATTCGTGGCAACAAGTTGCTGCTCCAATGAGAACTTACACTAAG ATACAAAAGACTGGATCGGTTGGAAGGTCGATTGATGTATCGGGTTATAAGAATTATGAAGAGCTTTGCTCGGCTATTGAGTGCATGTTTGGACTGGAGGGAGTGCTGAATGATCGAACTTCGGGATGGAAACTTGTTTACGTCGATTTTGAGAATGACGTATTGCTCGTAGGAGACGATCCGTGGGA GGAGTTTGTGGGATGCGTTAGGTGCATTAGGATCTTATCACCTACAGAGGTACAGAAGATGAGTGAAGAGGGTATGCAGCTTCTTAATAACGCCATGATGCAGGCCTAG
- the LOC124929375 gene encoding auxin response factor 5 isoform X2: MGSLDDKVKSGVGVGRGGNNLLDEMKLLKDIQDQNVVRKTINSELWHACAGPLVTLPQVGSLVYYFPQGHSEQVAVSTNRTATSQIPNNPNLQPQLLCQVHNVTLHADKETDEIYAQMSLQPVHSEKDVFPIPDFGIKASKHPSEFFCKTLTASDTSTHGGFSVPRRAAEKLFPPLDYSMQPPTQELVVKDLHDNTWTFRHIYRGQPKRHLLTTGWSMFVGAKRLRAGDSVLFIRDEKSQLMLGVRRANRQQAALLSSVLSADSMHIGVLAAAAHAAANRSPFTIFYNPRACPSEFVISLAKYRKAVYNTQLSVGMRFGMMFETEDSSKRRYMGTIVGMSDLDPLRWAGSKWRSLQVEWDESGCAEKAKRVSPWEVETPESLFIFPSLTSCFKRPLQEQHVSFGDQPEWGAMIKRPFVRIPENINGNLPYPPPVSSLWSEDLIKMLMKSQTVNNEANNHNIQKPENTNFINSDYSGLQPPPPPPPEKLSNHSEAGSMKLEPTISTTDHQSQLISSMVEPSSVNQSFVNQNNSNLLPISSWASQSQLESLILHQQQIDVNQLDITNTNNGLQTFPDNSSLNFGRQDPFMYNEIWDHQMNNNVRSFSQTDHHQHHQLPILSEEGCCRNQSDLYYESSNGGSSVVVDPSVSSTLLDDLCVSKDQTFQNPSDYLLGNLNCSQDIQSQITSAAAGLIDSHVFPLQEFPDSSGGASSSNVELDDTSLLQQTNSWQQVAAPMRTYTKIQKTGSVGRSIDVSGYKNYEELCSAIECMFGLEGVLNDRTSGWKLVYVDFENDVLLVGDDPWEEFVGCVRCIRILSPTEVQKMSEEGMQLLNNAMMQA; the protein is encoded by the exons ATGGGTTCTCTCGACGACAAAGTCAAATCTGGAGTAGGAGTAGGACGTGGGGGAAATAATCTTCTTGACGAAATGAAACTGCTTAAAGATATCCAAGATCAAAATG TTGTAAGGAAGACGATAAACTCGGAGCTATGGCATGCTTGTGCCGGCCCATTAGTGACCTTACCTCAAGTTGGAAGCCTCGTATATTACTTCCCTCAAGGACACAGCGAACAG GTTGCAGTTTCCACGAATCGAACAGCAACTTCTCAGATTCCTAATAATCCTAATCTACAGCCGCAATTACTCTGCCAAGTCCATAATGTCACATTGCAT GCAGACAAAGAGACTGATGAGATATATGCCCAGATGAGCCTACAGCCTGTCCACTCT GAAAAAGATGTTTTCCCTATACCAGATTTCGGGATAAAAGCCAGTAAACATCCGAGTGAATTCTTTTGCAAGACCTTGACAGCAAGTGATACAAGCACCCATGGAGGATTCTCTGTTCCTCGTAGAGCAGCTGAGAAGCTTTTCCCACCTCTG gATTATTCGATGCAACCGCCGACTCAGGAGCTTGTTGTTAAAGATTTACACGACAATACATGGACGTTTCGTCATATATACCGAG GACAGCCAAAGAGACACCTTCTTACAACTGGTTGGAGCATGTTTGTTGGAGCAAAGAGACTGAGAGCCGGTGACTCTGTTTTATTCATTAG GGATGAGAAATCGCAGCTTATGCTGGGTGTGAGGCGAGCTAACAGACAACAAGCAGCTTTGCTTTCGTCTGTTCTATCTGCCGATAGCATGCACATTGGAGTTCTTGCGGCTGCAGCCCATGCTGCAGCTAACCGAAGCCCGTTCACAATTTTCTACAATCCTAG GGCATGTCCTTCGGAATTTGTCATTTCCTTGGCGAAATATCGAAAGGCGGTTTACAACACGCAGCTCTCGGTTGGTATGAGGTTTGGAATGATGTTTGAAACGGAGGATTCGAGCAAGCGTAGGTACATGGGGACTATTGTTGGTATGAGCGATTTAGATCCGTTGAGATGGGCTGGGTCGAAATGGCGCAGTCTTCAGGTCGAATGGGACGAGAGTGGCTGCGCGGAAAAGGCTAAAAGAGTTAGTCCATGGGAAGTTGAGACTCCTGAAAGTCTCTTCATATTTCCTTCTCTTACTTCTTGCTTTAAAAGACCTTTGCAGGAACAACATGTTTCTTTTG GTGATCAACCGGAATGGGGAGCGATGATCAAGAGACCATTTGTTCGAATTCCCGAAAATATTAACGGGAATCTCCCTTATCCTCCTCCGGTTTCAAGTCTATGGTCTGAAGATCTAATCAAGATGCTTATGAAATCCCAGACTGTAAACAATGAAGctaataatcataatattcaGAAGCCAGAGAACACAAATTTCATCAACTCTGATTATTCGGGATTGCAACCACCACCACCGCCACCACCCGAGAAGCTCTCCAACCATTCTGAAGCTGGCTCGATGAAACTAGAGCCTACTATTTCAACCACAGATCATCAAAGCCAGCTAATTTCTTCCATGGTGGAGCCAAGTTCGGTTAATCAATCTTTCGTGAATCAAAACAACTCGAATTTACTGCCAATTAGCTCGTGGGCATCTCAGTCGCAGCTAGAATCGCTAATCCTCCATCAGCAACAGATTGACGTGAATCAGTTGGACATCACTAATACTAATAATGGCTTACAGACATTTCCCGACAATTCTTCGCTAAACTTTGGCCGACAAGATCCGTTTATGTACAACGAAATATGGGATCATCAAATGAACAACAATGTAAGGAGCTTCTCCCAAACagatcatcatcaacatcatcaattACCCATTTTATCGGAAGAAGGTTGTTGTCGTAACCAAAGCGATCTTTACTATGAAAGTAGCAACGGGGGTAGTAGCGTTGTGGTGGATCCTTCTGTTTCGAGCACTCTTCTGGACGATCTTTGCGTATCGAAAGACCAGACCTTTCAAAATCCTTCGGATTATTTGTTGGGTAACTTGAATTGTAGCCAGGACATTCAATCCCAGATTACATCGGCTGCTGCAGGGTTAATAGACTCTCACGTTTTCCCTCTTCAAGAGTTTCCCGATAGTTCGGGTGGTGCGTCTTCTAGCAACGTGGAATTGGACGATACTAGTCTACTGCAACAGACTAATTCGTGGCAACAAGTTGCTGCTCCAATGAGAACTTACACTAAG ATACAAAAGACTGGATCGGTTGGAAGGTCGATTGATGTATCGGGTTATAAGAATTATGAAGAGCTTTGCTCGGCTATTGAGTGCATGTTTGGACTGGAGGGAGTGCTGAATGATCGAACTTCGGGATGGAAACTTGTTTACGTCGATTTTGAGAATGACGTATTGCTCGTAGGAGACGATCCGTGGGA GGAGTTTGTGGGATGCGTTAGGTGCATTAGGATCTTATCACCTACAGAGGTACAGAAGATGAGTGAAGAGGGTATGCAGCTTCTTAATAACGCCATGATGCAGGCCTAG
- the LOC124928937 gene encoding zinc finger CCCH domain-containing protein 6-like, with product MEGLQKSKRVSWASDINLSEVKFYFTDESPSRIGLSGEDDLQVQTLWDQQSVETGIDLNFPPKIDEFHSISFLKNKISQIPLIKWSCPPKLMLERIWRVGSGEESLEVEEQYQRESGIPETIYYPGSIVPSNPSMLMDIDNEDNQNSPFEIPINLIEDEELDHMDSTNLIDFATAACKVLTSIVPSGDEDSNMDPDELFKALTNPIIVGNLIKLNEATSTSLVVSSDQITNHSQKRMGEPLTNVRPLSKRKDDNDYKTFVEKHGGERRDDNGGERKYDNGVEKYGGERRYDNGGERRYDNGGERRRYGNGGERRRRRRRNDNGGERRRYDNGGERRRNDNGGGGRYGGRRRESSSSNDNDYRRRGTKSCSFYNTLVGCRNGDNCNFKHDSSSKDRT from the exons GTCAAGTTTTATTTCACTGACGAATCTCCATCCCGAATAGGGCTAAGTGGAGAAGATGATCTCCAAGTTCAGACACTATGGGATCAACAATCAGTTGAAACAGGAATTGATTTGAATTTTCCTCCTAAAATTGATGAATTTCATTCTATAAGctttttaaagaataaaatctCTCAAATTCCTCTTATTAAATGGAGTTGTCCTCCCAAG TTAATGTTGGAGCGGATATGGCGAGTGGGATCGGGAGAAGAAAGTTTAGAAGTCGAAGAACAATATCAGCGCGAGAGTGGGATTCCCGAAACAATATATTATCCAGGATCCATCGTTCCTTCCAA CCCTTCTATGTTAATGGACATAGACAATGAGGACAATCAAAACTCACCTTTCGAGATCCCCATTAATCtgatagaagatgaagaactcGATCATATGGATTCAACCAACCTTATTGACTTTGCAACAGCTGCATGTAAGGTCCTGACTTCCATAGTGCCAAGTGGTGATGAAGATAGTAATATGGACCCTGATGAGCTTTTTAAGGCCCTGACTAATCCGATAATTGtgggaaatttgattaaactaAATGAAGCAACATCAACTAGTTTGGTTGTTTCCTCTGATCAAATTACTAATCATTCTCAAAAGAGAATGGGGGAACCTCTTACTAATGTGAGGCCTCTATCTAAGAGGAAAGATGATAATGACTATAAGACTTTTGTTGAGAAACATGGTGGTGAAAGAAGAGATGATAATGGTGGTGAAAGAAAGTATGATAATGGTGTTGAGAAATATGGTGGTGAAAGAAGGTATGATAATGGTggtgaaagaagatatgataaTGGTGGTGAAAGAAGAAGATATGGTAATGGTGGtgaaagaaggagaagaagaagaaggaatgaTAATGGTGGTGAAAGAAGAAGATATGATAATGGTGGTGAAAGAAGAAGGAATGATAATGGTGGTGGTGGTCGGTATGGTGGGCGTCGTAGAGAATCGTCTTCTTCAAACGACAACGACTACAGGCGGCGGGGCACAAAATCATGTTCCTTTTACAACACTCTCGTGGGATGCCGGAATGGAGATAATTGTAATTTTAAGCACGACTCCTCATCCAAAGATCGAACGTAG